The Fibrobacter sp. genomic interval TTCAACGACGCCGCCTGGGACGGTAAGTGGTGGGTCCGCTGGTTCGACAAGCAGGGCAACGCCTACGGCACCAGCAAGGCCAAGTACGGCAAGATTTACTGCAACAGCCAGTCCTGGTCCGTGATTTCCGGTATCGCTACCGGTGACCGCGCCGTGCAGGGCATGGACAGCCTGAACAAGCTCCTCAACACCGCCAACGGCGTGAAGAGCTCCACTCCGGGCTACCGCGGCTTCGACCCGAACGTGGGTGGCATCTCCACCTATCCTCCCGGAGCCAAGGAAAACGGCGGTATCTTCCTCCACACCAACCCGTGGGTGATGATCGCCGAAACCATCCTCGGCCGCGGCGACATGGCTTTCCAGTACTACAGCCAGATCAACCCGGCTGCCAAGAACGTGAAGCTTGACGAGTTCGAATCTGAACCGTATTGCTACCCGCAGAACATCCTCGGTGACGAACACAAGCAGTTCGGTATGGGCCGTAACGCATGGCTCTCCGGCACGAGCTCCTGGACCTACCAGGCCGCCACGCAGTTCATCATCGGTGTCCGCGCCAGCTTCAAGGGCCTCATCGTGAACCCCTGCATCCCCTCCAAGTGGGCAGGCTTCAAGGTGACCCGCAAGTTCCGCGGTGCTACCTACGAAATCGAAGTGAAGAACCCGAAGCACGTCTGCAAGGGCGTCGTCGAGATGATCGTCGATGGCCAGAAGATTGATGCGGATGTTGCACCGATCTTCACGAAGGGTATCCATAAAGTGGTAGTTACCCTCGGATAATTTGAATTATAACCGTCGTGATACGGCGTTGCTCGCCCCCTCACGTACGCTTTGTACGCTACGGGGGCTCGCGCCTTGTCTCACTCGGTTCTAATCCAAATTCGAAATTTTAAGGTCCGCTCCTCCGGGGCGGATTTTTTCGTATATTCAATGATATGAATAAATTCAGTTTTTTCAAGAAAGTCATTTTTCTGTCGCTCATGCTGTGTGTCGGTGGGTTTGCTGCCGAGGACCAGCTGTTTGGCATGACTCCGGAAATGAGTAAGCTCATCGCCCCGTATATCGAAAAGGCTAGGGCGACGTTCCCTGCGGTCAAGAAGAAATACATCGCGGGCGACTATGTGCGCGAAAAACGTCAATTGGATGTGCAAATCGAACTTACCGACAAGAACGGTGACAGGGAGATGGTTTTTATTGTGGTTACCCAATGCCTTGGAAATCGTTTCCAAGGGATTATCGTTAATGATATTCAGCTTCTCAAGGAGTACAAGAATGGCGATACCCTCTCTTTTTCGCAGGACCAGGTAAAGAACTGGGTTGTCGTGGATTCCAAGGGCAACGAGGAAGGCAATTTCGTGGGGAAGGCTATCGAGGCGTTTGATTCTGGGATTGTCGGTGTCTTTTTCGAGGGGGTGTTCAAGAAGGGCAAGTTTGAGTTCAAGTACCAGGATGCCCAATCGGCGAAATACCAGAACAGCATAGATGGAATCGTTTCGCAGGATATCATTGCGGAAATAACCAAGCGGCTGAAGGCTTCGTACGAAAAGAAACTGCGCGAAGGGCAAAAGTTCGAGGAAGGGAAGCCTTTCTACACCTACGGGATATATGACTTCCGAACGGGCGAAGTGAAACGCTGATACCTTTAGAAATGGCCGGAAATTTCATCTTTACCCTCGTAAAATTTAAACGAGGTTAAAATGCTTATTCTTCGTGGTACGCCGGCCCCTGCGGAGTTCCTTATACTGCGGGCTTTGTACGGCGTTTCTTGCTTGCGACGAAGTCTTCGTATAAAAGGAAAACACGACCCGCGTTAACGGGTCGCGTTTGTGTTTTGAGGTGTGTAAACGTCTCTAAAAGGATGCAAAAAATATATTCAAATTTATGTTTTGTCAAGTCAAAAAAGAAAAAACTTTATAAGATTTTTTCTTTATAAATTTGAAAATTTTATACAAAATGTGAACGGAAAATTTTCGACATTTTGTGCAACATCAATCGGTGCTTACCACCAGAGTTTGATGCGCAAGTAATCGATTGCCTGGTGCGAGAGAATCCACCAGAGCGACTTCTTTCCGGCGAAAATTTTTGCGACGCCTGTCATGCCGGGGCGGAACCACGCGGGCGTCCTGTAGACGAATTCTCCGCGCACGGCGAAGGTGTTTTCTTGGTCCTTCACTTCTGCGGTGGGGCTTATGAGCGTCGTGTTGAAGCGGTAGACGTAGTCCGGACGGCTCTTGATGGCGAGCAGTCCCTGTCCGCCGAGTTCCACGTTGCGCAGTTCCTCTTCGGGAACGTTTATTTCGACGTAGATGTTTTCGATGGAGGCCATCTGGAACAGTTCGGAGCCCTGATGCACGGGCGCTCCCAGGCGTTTCTGCAGGTCGCCCTCGATGATGATGGCGCTGTCTGCCGTCACGACGATGGTGGACATGGAAAGCTTGTAGCGCACGGTCTTGAGCTTTGCGAGGGTCTGCATGAGCCGCGCCTGATGAATGCGCATTTCGGCGAGCTGGTGTGCCGCCTGCGCCTTTTGGATTTCGCGCCGGCTGTCCTGTTCCTGCGCCATCAGGTCGGCTTCTTCGAGCCTGAGTTCCGTCTGGTTGAGTTTCAGGAGCGGGCTTCCCTTGTACACGACGTCACCCGGCTTCACGTAGACGGTATCGATGTAGCCGTCGAAGGGCGCGGTGGTGTAGATAATCTTGTCGGTCTTCAATATGGCCGGGGCGCTCACCTTGTAGGGCAGCGGGAAGAACACGGCGAACAGCACGAAGGCGATTCCCAGTATCCCGAAGAACTTCGCCCAGGTATGCTCGAAACCGAGGAACTTGGCGAGGAACTTGCGCATGGAGCGGAGCATGCGGACTCCGAACCAGTTGCTCTTGTTGTAGAGTTCCACGAGCCTTGCCGAGCAGAGGGTCGCCGTGAGGTGGATCTGTTCGGAATCGAGGTCGTCGAAGGGCTTGGTATTGCGTTCGCAGGTGATTATCCCGATGCAGTCTTCGCCCTTGCGCACGGGCACCGAGAGGATGTACTTGGAATGGTAAGCGCGGCTGTACCCCTCGTGCTCGCGGATGGAGAGCACGTTGTTTTCGGGAGCGGGGTAGACTATGGCGGCGTCTTGCTCGAAGGCTTCTTCCATGATGCCCTCGAGGTCCTTTACCACCTGCATCTTCTTCTCGAAATGGTCGGTATGGCTGATGGACTTGAGCACCACGTAGTCGTGCTTCACCCAGCCGAGGCTCACTCTTTCGGCGCCGTACTTGTCGCACAGCCCGCCCACGAGGGCGAGTGCCGCCGTCTTGAACTTTTCGTATTCCAGAACGTTCTGGGCGACCTCGAAAACGTGCGTCATCTGGGCGATTTTCGCATTGGAGCCGTTCAGGGCGCTCTGCATCGCCTTGATGAGCTTGGATGCGTCTATCTGCGGCTTGGCGTTACTCATGCAGTAGTTCCTCCCGCAGGATGAGCGCACCCTGCTTCCAGTTTTCCAGCCCGTTCTGCAGCAAAAGCTTGCCTTTCGCCCTCGAAAGTCTCACGTCGATGACCCGAAGGTCGCGCATGTTCTCGAGGTGCCGCTGCTGTGCGGCCCGCAGGTCTTCTTCCATCTCGAAAATCTGGTGGTAGTTGCTCTTGCCGAGTTCCATCTTCTTGAATTCTTCTTGCAGCTCGGTCTCGTGGTAGGTTACCGCCGTGCGGCTGTATTTCCACTGTTCGCGGATTTCACGAGCGCGGTTCTGCAATATGCGGTATTCTTCGTACAGGCGGTTCTGTATGAGCGCGAGCCTGGTGCGCGCCGCCCGCACGTTCGCCTTTTCGGCCGAAATCTGGTGCCGTTCGTGCACGTTCGCGAAAAGCGGCACGTCTATCTCGATTCCGCCCGCGAGCACGGTCTGCCTGTCTTCGGGGTGCTTGAATTCGCGCACCGCCTTGCGGGCGTCCTTGTCGCGCGTGCGTATGCCGTAGCTGCCGATCAGGTCCACCGTGGGCAAAAAGCTCGTCTTGTGCTTGTGCAGTTCCTCTTCCCGCAGGTCGAGTTCCGCCTTCTGCTGCAGGTATGCCGGGTGCATGCTGCATACGGAATCGGGGGCGATGAGGCTGTCGGCGACGTTCGTGGTGTCTACCTCGCTTTCGGGCCTGATGGCGATGGGTCGCGGGTCGCGGACGATGTCGCTTACCGAGAGCATGAGCAGCAGGGTGAGCCTTGCGCCGCGCAACTGGTCGAGCGCCGCGAGCCTGGCGCTTTCGCGGTCGGAATATTCGGCGATGGTCTTCTGGTAGTCGAGCGACGAGAGCATGCCCAGCTGGAGCCTCTTGCTGGCGTCCTCGGTTATCTGCTTTGCCACCCGAGCCGATTCGGTCGCGAACATCAGGGTCTGTTGTGCGTAGTAGTAGTTCCAGTACGAATCATGGAACTTCTCGAGAATCTCGTTCAGAGCGTAGCGGTACTTCTGGTAGGCGATTTCCCGCTGCAGGCGGGCCTGGCGGATGTTGTTGGTGGGGGTGAAGTAGAGCAGGCCGTCCTTGAGCAGGTGCTGGCGCAGTTCACCGCCGAAGTAGAGTTCCGAGGTGTAGTCGCTGTGCGTGTAGGTCGCCTGGTTGAACCCGACGTTGTATTCCGTCCCGGTGGGGAGCTTGCCCTGGATGCCTATCTTGTATTCGTCCTTGGTCTCGGTGAAAAGTGCGCCCGGCTTGTCGGCGCGTTCCTTGTTCACTCGGCCGATGAGGTGCGGCTCGAATTCGCCGTAGTAGCCCTTCGCCATCTCGGAATAGGAGAGCCATTCGTACTTGGCTTCCTGAACGTCCGTGTTGCTCTCGATGACCGCTTTCAGCGCCTTCTCGAAATCCAGAACCAGCGAATCTTCGATGGCCGGCGCGGTATCGGCCGCAATCTTCGCGGAATCCTTTGCCGGCGCGGTATCGGCTGCGATCTTCGCGGAATCTTTTGCCGCTGCGGTATCGGCTGCAGTCTGTGCGGAAGCCTTGGCGTTCACGGAATCGGCCGCGTTCTGCGCGTTTTCTGCCTGCACGGCTTTCTGGATACGTGCGGTATCTTGGGCGGCCGTCGCCACGGCGGCGTGCGCGAGTGCCGCGGAAAGCAGAAGGGCGTATGCGGGCAACCGGACCTTCATCTTACGGCAGCAGGATCTTTCCGGTGACGCCCGGTTCTATGGATGGGTTGGAGTTGTCGAAAATCACCTTGACGGTGCGCAGCAGGCTCGCCTTGTCGACGACGGGCGAGATGAACTCGATGGTCCCCTTCTTGGTGCGGGTCTTCGACGAGCCGTTCAGCGAAAGTTTCACCGTCTGCCCGACCTTCAGCCTATCCGCCTTGTTCACGATGATGTAGGCGGTCATGCGGCAGGTGCGCACGTCGGCAATCTCGATGATGGGTTCCAGCGCCTCGACGCTCTCGCTGTTGTTCTTCGCGATGCTCACGATTTCGCCGTCGAAGGGGGCGAGGAGGTACTGCTTTTGCAGCTGCGCGCGCGCCATGCGGTATTCGAGCGAATCCCTGGACTTGCTCACCTTCGCCGCTTCCCATTCCTCTTTCGCGATGCGGAAGTTCATCTCCTTTTCCCAGAGCTGCTCGGCGCTGATGGAATTGGACGTCTCGAAGAGCTTCTTGGTCACCTGCCAGTCCTTCTCGTAGGTTTCCATCTTGACGCGTGCCGAGACGATGCTCGAGGTGTCCTTCGCGGTAATCTTGGTGATGCGGGCCTTCAGCTCTTCTTCGGTCTTGACGAGGTTCATCAGCGTGTCGCCCTTGCGGACGAATGCGCCTTCCTTGACCCAGATGCTGTCTATTTTGCCGGGGACGGTGAACCCGATTTTCGCCTGGTTGATAGGTTCCGTGACTCCGTCGAAGCCGGCGGCGGCCGAAAGCCCGAAGGCGAATAAAACGATTATCAAAGACAAAGGTTTCAAAATGCGTTATCCAGTAAAAGATGCAGTCAGAGCGTAGCCGGAAAAACTAGCCCGCGTTGGAACTCGACGAGGCGGTGACGGACGAGCTGCTTTTTTCGCTGCTCGAGGAACTTGTCGGCACGGAGGCGCTCGAAGACGGCGCGCTCTCGGCGCTGCTCGAATCCGGTTCGCTGCTGGAGGAACTTGCGCCATCTTCGCTGCTTTCGGGGGCGTTCTCGCTGCTAGAACTTGCCGTGCTGTCGGCCACGCTCGAGGAGGACTCAGGCACTTCGAGTTCGGCCATTATGAGCAGGTGCTCGATGTACAGCCCGCTTTCGGCGTAGACGGTGACGTCCATGCCCACGGAATCGCCCGGGCTCCTGGTGTCGAGAATCTTCTCGCGCATCTGCACGAAGAGCGTGTCCTTGTTTATCCAGGCGTCCGCGGTAGCGGCCTTGCCGTTGCAGGAGATTGTCCTGGAGGCCTTGGCGATGAAGTGCCACTGCACGCGTTCCACGTTGCTGCTCAGCTTCTCGGAGAACTTCACCCACAGCGTGTCGTCGATGGAGAACACCGACTTGTAGTTCTCGTTCTGCGGCCACGCGTTGCTTGTCACCGCGTAGAGCCCGCGGCCGGTGGTGAAGGCGGATTTGTCTTTCAGTTCGATTTCGATGCGTTCGCTGTTCTTCTTGGTGTAGGCGACGATGGTCGTCGAGTATTCGGTGCTCGGCGGGAGCGGCCTGTCGTGCTTGAGGAACAGCGTGTCTTTGTGGATGGTCGGCGTGAGGATGAATGCGGAATCGCCCGACATTTTGACGCCGAGGCTCTTGTCCGAAAGTTCCTCGTTGAACACGAAGTAGGGCGTGAGGAGCGGCGAGATGTCCTTGTAGCCGTTCATGTCGGAATCCATGACGTTGCTCGCCTTGATGCGCGGCTTTGCGACGATGAGCGTGTCCTGCACCAGGTAGGCGCGGCCGATGTCCTTTGTCTGCGCGGCGGGAAGCCTGGGAAGAATGGTGGAAGAAAGGATGTAGCGCAGGCCCTTGTAGGTGAAGGGGGCGATGCTGAGCAGGAGCCCGGAATCGGCGGGCAGGTTGCTGAACTTGAAGCGTCCGAGAGAGTCCGTCTTGGAGGAATAGCTGTCGGATACGAGGTTGATGAACGCGGAATCCTTGTGCGTCACCTGCACGGGCACCTTGGCGACGGGGATGGGCGTACCCGAGACCGGGTCGCGGATGTAGAATTCACCCGAGATGCCGGCGTTTAACGGGCAGAGGCGCACGACGTTGCTCACGCTCGCCACGATCCCCTGCATGGAGGAGGACTCGTTGGTGGAACCGGCCGTGATTACCTTCGGTGCGTATTTCGTGGTGTCCTTGCCGTCGATGGCGGTGTAGCTGAACGAGAAGGAGAGGCTTCCGTAGGGGAGGTCGTCGATGTAGAAGGAGCCGTCTTCGTCGGTTGTCACCGTGTCGCTGTTGCCTTTCGCGTCTTGATATATTATAGTGGCGCCGTCGAGGCCCAGGCCGTTACTTGCGTCGAGCACGTAGCCCGAGTAGTTCCATTTGGAATAGCTCTCGCTTTCGGAATCGGTGACGGAACAGGCGACAAGAGCTGACAAAAACAGCAGAACAACGATTTTGTTCATCCTACATCCTTTGTCCTTGTATGGACAAAAATATTCATCCCAGACGGAAATCGAAAAATAGTAATAATTTCAACTTTTTGTCAAGGCAAAAAAATAATATAGCCTGTATTGGAATTCAGCAATAAATTGCTATTTTATGTATAAAAGTGTATAAAAAAATGCTAACATTATAGGAGATTGAACAATGGCAGAAAATAAGAGTGCAATGACCCAGCCCGAAGTCGTCTGGAACGACGCCAACATGAAGAGCCTTTACGTGAACGCCACCAACGTCGTGGCCGGCCGCGAAGAGGTGATGATGCTCCTCGGCCTCAACCAGGCTTGGAATATGGGCCAGAGCAAGGTGAACGTCGACATCGCCGAACGCGTCGTGATGACTCCGTACACGGCAAAGCGCCTCGCCATCATGCTCGCCGCCACCCTCAAGGCGTACGAAGCCAAGTACGGCACCATCGATCTCGGTCTCGAAAAGGCCCCGAGCGCTGCAGCCGAAAAGAAGGCGAAGTAATAAAAATAAAATAAGTTTTTAGTCGTTAAATAACTTTGATGGCGTACGTCCTGCGTACGCTATTTTTTTGTTGAAAATTACATTTTCATTACATCGAAAAACGCCGATTTGTATAAAAAAATTCACGTCTGTTGTAATTCAATGAAGGTGAATATTTTGTGCTAAAAAATATGACGGATGTGTATACAAAATAAAGTTTTTTTATAAACACCGTTTTTTATGATACAAAAAATTATTATTTTTATGGAGGCTCGGTCTGTTGTTAGACTGGCCCTTCGGAGGATATATGAAGAGATTTGTATTGACCACGGCATTCGCCTGCCTGTTCCTTGTTCTTGCAGCTTGCGATGACGATGAAAGTAGTTTTGTCCGTCCCGGTGACGATTCTTCTTCCAGCATTGAAGAGGAATCCTCCTCTAGCGACACACCGAAGTCGAGCGAATCTGCGAAGTCTTCTAGCAGCGTCACACCGAAGTCGAGCGAATCTGCGAAGTCTTCTTCTTCCAGCGTCACACCGAAGTCGAGCGTGAGCGAGACAAGTGTGTCCAGTAGCAATGCAAAATCCAGCAGCAGTACGAAGTCTTCTTCTTCCAGCGTCACACCGAAGTCGAGCAGCAGCGAGACAAGTGTGTCCAGTAGCAGTGCAAAATCTTCCAGCAGCTCTGCAAAATCTAGCAGCAGTGCGAAGTCTTCTTCCAGCGTCACTCAGCAGTCCAGTAGCAGTGAATATGTGCCGTTTGACCACTCCAAGGCTTTAGCGGAAGATTGGCGTATAGGTGAAAATCGTTATAAGACATTTACGGATCCGCGCAATGGCCGTAGCTATTACTATATAACAATAACGGGTACGGATACTGTGCGTAAGGTTGCCTCGGTGACTGTGATGGCAGAAAACTTGAATATCGGCGAGATGGTGCTCGGCGAAAACGACCAGAACAACGATTCCAAGATCGAACGTTACTGCTACAACAATGATACCACCAAGTGCGACGAATTTGGAGGCCTCTACCAGTGGGCTGAGATGATGCAGCTGCCAAGCCGCTGCAATACTGAAAGTTGTGCAGATTTGATCCAGCCGAACCACCAGGGAATCTGCCCCGATGGCTGGAGATTGTTTAATTTTAATGATTATGTCATAGTGATAAATGCCGAAGGAAATGATGACGGCGTCAAGGGAATGCGTTCGATGCATGGTTTCAGTGGAACGAATAGCAGCGGATTTTCCCTGACCGGAACTGGAAAGAGAACGAAAAAGGGGGGGTTTGATCGTTTGAAAAAGACTGCTTATTGGTTTTATCCACAAGAACATGAATATGATGAAAAATTGTATGTGTATAATGCAAATATATCTGCAGACACTGATTTTGCTCCGTCTGCAGATGATGGGGATGAAAAAGTTTTTGGCTTCTCCGTCCGCTGTACTAAACTAGAAGAATAATCAAAAGTTTTGAAAATAATTACAACGCACCCTGAGGTGCGCTGTAGTTGTTTTACCCTAAACGGAATTTTTCACAAATTCCACACGAAAAGTTTTAACTAAAAAGGCAAAAAACATGTCCAAGAACGTCAAGTCCAACAACAAGAACACCAAGAAGTCTACCCGCAACATTTACAAGATCGAGACCCTTGAGCCTCGCCTGATGATGGATGCCGAGTCGGGATTTGACGCCGACCGCCTGGATGATTATTCCGAACAGATTGAATCTATTTCCGGTAACATCGGGGAGTAGGTCTCTGCCGCGGTGGATTCCATCGATGGCTTCGACGCTTGGCCTCAGCGAAACGCCGGCTCCTTTACCACGCTGTTTGGCGAAAGTGTCGACAACCTGAAAACTACTGTTGCAGATAAAGTAAATACAGTCTTGACGCAGTCCTTGGACCAGGCACGTACCGCCATCGAGCAGGCTAATGCCAACCTTGCAGAAGGTGCCGACCCTATTAGCAAGCTGAGCCTTTCGGAACTGGTGGACACCTACGTGAAGAATTTCCTGGAAAGTGAGCAGGGCGAAGAGTACAAGGGACTCACGTTCTCTGCGGAAGGCTCCAAGCTTACGGTCGGCATCGACCTTTCCGAGACCAAGTCGCTTGAAAACCTCGGCGTCGATCTCGGTTCCTGGGGCAAGGTGTCTGTGGACGGTGCTGCCAATCTTTCTGCTACTGCTCAGGCTTCTGTTTCTGTCGAACTGGACAAGGATGGGAGCGGTTCTCTTCTCGATAGCGCAGACGATGTCGAAATCTCTGCTCCGCAGGTGGACAAGCTTGAGGTCTCTGTCGATATTCCCGGTGCCAGCGCCAAGTTCATGAACCTTTCTGTTTCTGAGGTCGAATCTGCCGACGAACCTGCTCCGGACTTGAGCCTCAGTTACACGCCCGACGAAGGTGTGACCAAGAATGTGGACCTGGAATTCAAGGTGGGCGAAATCGCCAATCTCCCGTTCTATGTGGCCGATGAGGGCGTCTTGAAGGTGTCGACCAACGATGGCGAACTCGATGTCCAGGTCCCGGAATTCAAGCTGAATAAGGATTTTTCTCTGGGTACGGTGCTCAAGTCCGTTGCCGCCAAGAAACTTCCTATTCTGAACAGCATAAAGATTCCTGTTGGCGAGGGTGTTCAAAGTGAGGAATTGTCTGTTGCTGAGGTTGCCTCCGAACTGGAAGATTTCTGGAGCTTCGTTCCAAGTGCAATTTATGGTTCCGTCGAAAACAAGGCGATGAACCTTGTTCAGCTCAAGTCTTCTGTCGATTCGTTTGTGCAGACCAAGGCTGCCGAATGGGGAAATGTTTTCGGTAGTTACGCTTTTGTCGGCGAAGGCGATTCCTTGCCCCTTAGCGAAGGCGAAAACAGCCTTGTCTTGCGAATTACGCCGACTGCGGGTTCCTTTGATAAATTGAATCTCGGCAAGTTCTCGTTGGAAAAAGTTGCCGTAAACACCAAGATTGACGTGAAGTTCACATTCAATATGGACGCAGAAGGGAAAATTACGTTCAGTAATGTCGCGCTGCAAGATTTGAATGTGAAAATGCAAAAGTCTGGTGTTGAAAGCATTTCGTTGGAGGGAATCAGCGCTGTCCCGAATAGTGGAGTGTTCAGCTTGGAGCTGTCCATCGTCAATAGAAATAATCGCCTTGATGTGGATAAGTTTGATGCGCAATTGACTTACGATAAGCTGGATTTGAAAGCCAATGATACGTTGCTGGCAAGCCTGCAGCAGGGCTCCATCTCTTACGCTAACGAAAAGTGGACGTTGCCCGCTGAGATAACCAACTTTACGGACCTGCTTAGCGGGGATTCCTTCTCGATGAAGAGCCTGCTTAGCGCAATCGGGTCTGTCCCGTACCTTGCCAATTACAAGTTTGCTATAGCCAAGAAAAACCCGGACAAAAATGAACCGAAGAACTATGTTTTGTCCGTTGTTGACTTTGCGGGTAAAGTTGACGACGCCTGGAAGGGAATCTCGCTTGCCCTGTCGGGTGGCGTAAATGAGGCTGTACAGGGTGCTGAAAACATTGCTGAAGGAGTGGCAATCGATGCCGCTCGTTTGAAGGCGCTCTTTGAAAGTAGTGTTACCGATAAAAATTTGAGCAGCTTGTTTGATAGCGTTACCTTCAAGATCGGTGAAGCCGATGCTGTTGACATCTTTGCAGAAGTGATAGGTGAACAGGCGGAATTGCCGTCTATTGCACTGAATGTCGGCTCTAACGAGTTTACGCTTGGCTTTGCGAAGAAAAATATTGCGATGGATGGCTTTAGCATTAATTCTTTCAATGTGAATGCTAAAGCCGATATTTCTGCCGCTTTGAAAATCAAGCTCAACATCGACCAGAGTGGAAAAGTCACGTTTGGTGAGTTTGACATTTCCGGGTTCGAAGTCACGGTATCTTTAGAAGACTTTGCTGATACCTCTTTAACTGTTTCGTATGCTGACAAAAAATGGCAGGTTAGCGAATTCGATTTCGAATCCTTAATTGAAGGAATCTCGCTGAGTGCCATTCTTAAACCTGTTATTGAAAATTTTACAAATAATAAATCTATCCCGAATCTCGATTTGAAGGTAAAAGAAACTCAGACAACCGTTTTGGG includes:
- a CDS encoding DUF2314 domain-containing protein, which translates into the protein MNKFSFFKKVIFLSLMLCVGGFAAEDQLFGMTPEMSKLIAPYIEKARATFPAVKKKYIAGDYVREKRQLDVQIELTDKNGDREMVFIVVTQCLGNRFQGIIVNDIQLLKEYKNGDTLSFSQDQVKNWVVVDSKGNEEGNFVGKAIEAFDSGIVGVFFEGVFKKGKFEFKYQDAQSAKYQNSIDGIVSQDIIAEITKRLKASYEKKLREGQKFEEGKPFYTYGIYDFRTGEVKR
- a CDS encoding efflux RND transporter periplasmic adaptor subunit, which gives rise to MSLIIVLFAFGLSAAAGFDGVTEPINQAKIGFTVPGKIDSIWVKEGAFVRKGDTLMNLVKTEEELKARITKITAKDTSSIVSARVKMETYEKDWQVTKKLFETSNSISAEQLWEKEMNFRIAKEEWEAAKVSKSRDSLEYRMARAQLQKQYLLAPFDGEIVSIAKNNSESVEALEPIIEIADVRTCRMTAYIIVNKADRLKVGQTVKLSLNGSSKTRTKKGTIEFISPVVDKASLLRTVKVIFDNSNPSIEPGVTGKILLP
- a CDS encoding LEPR-XLL domain-containing protein; amino-acid sequence: MSKNVKSNNKNTKKSTRNIYKIETLEPRLMMDAESGFDADRLDDYSEQIESISGNIGE
- a CDS encoding carboxypeptidase-like regulatory domain-containing protein — its product is MNKIVVLLFLSALVACSVTDSESESYSKWNYSGYVLDASNGLGLDGATIIYQDAKGNSDTVTTDEDGSFYIDDLPYGSLSFSFSYTAIDGKDTTKYAPKVITAGSTNESSSMQGIVASVSNVVRLCPLNAGISGEFYIRDPVSGTPIPVAKVPVQVTHKDSAFINLVSDSYSSKTDSLGRFKFSNLPADSGLLLSIAPFTYKGLRYILSSTILPRLPAAQTKDIGRAYLVQDTLIVAKPRIKASNVMDSDMNGYKDISPLLTPYFVFNEELSDKSLGVKMSGDSAFILTPTIHKDTLFLKHDRPLPPSTEYSTTIVAYTKKNSERIEIELKDKSAFTTGRGLYAVTSNAWPQNENYKSVFSIDDTLWVKFSEKLSSNVERVQWHFIAKASRTISCNGKAATADAWINKDTLFVQMREKILDTRSPGDSVGMDVTVYAESGLYIEHLLIMAELEVPESSSSVADSTASSSSENAPESSEDGASSSSSEPDSSSAESAPSSSASVPTSSSSSEKSSSSVTASSSSNAG
- a CDS encoding TolC family protein, encoding MKVRLPAYALLLSAALAHAAVATAAQDTARIQKAVQAENAQNAADSVNAKASAQTAADTAAAKDSAKIAADTAPAKDSAKIAADTAPAIEDSLVLDFEKALKAVIESNTDVQEAKYEWLSYSEMAKGYYGEFEPHLIGRVNKERADKPGALFTETKDEYKIGIQGKLPTGTEYNVGFNQATYTHSDYTSELYFGGELRQHLLKDGLLYFTPTNNIRQARLQREIAYQKYRYALNEILEKFHDSYWNYYYAQQTLMFATESARVAKQITEDASKRLQLGMLSSLDYQKTIAEYSDRESARLAALDQLRGARLTLLLMLSVSDIVRDPRPIAIRPESEVDTTNVADSLIAPDSVCSMHPAYLQQKAELDLREEELHKHKTSFLPTVDLIGSYGIRTRDKDARKAVREFKHPEDRQTVLAGGIEIDVPLFANVHERHQISAEKANVRAARTRLALIQNRLYEEYRILQNRAREIREQWKYSRTAVTYHETELQEEFKKMELGKSNYHQIFEMEEDLRAAQQRHLENMRDLRVIDVRLSRAKGKLLLQNGLENWKQGALILREELLHE
- a CDS encoding FISUMP domain-containing protein; the protein is MKRFVLTTAFACLFLVLAACDDDESSFVRPGDDSSSSIEEESSSSDTPKSSESAKSSSSVTPKSSESAKSSSSSVTPKSSVSETSVSSSNAKSSSSTKSSSSSVTPKSSSSETSVSSSSAKSSSSSAKSSSSAKSSSSVTQQSSSSEYVPFDHSKALAEDWRIGENRYKTFTDPRNGRSYYYITITGTDTVRKVASVTVMAENLNIGEMVLGENDQNNDSKIERYCYNNDTTKCDEFGGLYQWAEMMQLPSRCNTESCADLIQPNHQGICPDGWRLFNFNDYVIVINAEGNDDGVKGMRSMHGFSGTNSSGFSLTGTGKRTKKGGFDRLKKTAYWFYPQEHEYDEKLYVYNANISADTDFAPSADDGDEKVFGFSVRCTKLEE
- a CDS encoding DUF3467 domain-containing protein, with amino-acid sequence MAENKSAMTQPEVVWNDANMKSLYVNATNVVAGREEVMMLLGLNQAWNMGQSKVNVDIAERVVMTPYTAKRLAIMLAATLKAYEAKYGTIDLGLEKAPSAAAEKKAK
- a CDS encoding efflux RND transporter periplasmic adaptor subunit, which codes for MSNAKPQIDASKLIKAMQSALNGSNAKIAQMTHVFEVAQNVLEYEKFKTAALALVGGLCDKYGAERVSLGWVKHDYVVLKSISHTDHFEKKMQVVKDLEGIMEEAFEQDAAIVYPAPENNVLSIREHEGYSRAYHSKYILSVPVRKGEDCIGIITCERNTKPFDDLDSEQIHLTATLCSARLVELYNKSNWFGVRMLRSMRKFLAKFLGFEHTWAKFFGILGIAFVLFAVFFPLPYKVSAPAILKTDKIIYTTAPFDGYIDTVYVKPGDVVYKGSPLLKLNQTELRLEEADLMAQEQDSRREIQKAQAAHQLAEMRIHQARLMQTLAKLKTVRYKLSMSTIVVTADSAIIIEGDLQKRLGAPVHQGSELFQMASIENIYVEINVPEEELRNVELGGQGLLAIKSRPDYVYRFNTTLISPTAEVKDQENTFAVRGEFVYRTPAWFRPGMTGVAKIFAGKKSLWWILSHQAIDYLRIKLWW